ATGTCATTAGAGCGTTATGTGGCTATAAACTTTCCTCTAAGACATGCTGAAATAGCCACTCAGAAAAAAACTTATATTGCTATTGGAATTATTTGGTGTATGAGTATGATACAATTTATAATTGACTTGCTTTATGTATTATTGTCTGATCCTAAATTTTTTTCATCACAAATATTTTGCTCAAGAGAAAGGCTTTTCATAAAGCAATGGCAAGTAGATGCTTATCAGGGGGTTAATATGTTCTactttgtgtcagtgtctgtgatcATCCTTTTCACTTATATTAGAATTTTGATCGCAGCCAGGTCCATTTCCACGAATAAAGCCTCTGCTTTAAAAGCTCACAAGACTGTGCTGCTGCACATCATTCAGCTGGGCCTGTGCCTTACTTCCTTTCTTTATAGCTCCATAGAGCGAGCTGCAGCAATGACCAGCACCAGCAGCAGTCTTTTTGTAGATCTTCGTTATCTAAACTATTTGTTTGTGCTGATCTTGCCACGCTGCTTAAGCCCACTCATCTATGGACTGAGGGATGATGCTGTAAGACCTTTATTTATCTACTATTTTTGTTGTGCAAGAGGCAAACGCAGGTCTACTGTCAATGTACACTGAATTTAGACCTTTATTTCAGATGCTTAGGGATTCATAAATGTGTTTAGTGTCATAGGCACAGCATATTTAAGATTTAGCTACATGTTTTCTATGATGTTCAAGTCATGGTATTgatgaggaacatgacaaaagcTTGAGCTTGTGATTCTTGAGCAATGCTGGATAGAGTTAACTATTGTATTCTGATGTATGTGACTTTACTAATAGAATTTAGCATTGTGTTAAATACTGAAATTGGATCAATATAAAAGGTTCTGTAATTTTTCTGTATTAACAAACTAAAGCTTAATATCCTCAGTATTTACCACCCtgactttttgtctgttttaatcAGAAACCCAAttcaatatatgtatatacttttttttattggccTTTGTCATAAAGCAACATGGGTTTCTCCATAATGATTGAATCAGAAGTGACAGCAGCAAGAAGAAATGTccaagaaacattaaaaaaacactgaaaagaaCCAGAATCAAAATGCTCTCATGGGTGATACAAGACAATGCTATTATGAGTGGTCTTATCCACAACTGTAAACTATAGAGTCAAACAGTTGTGTGTGGAAAGGATCTTCAGTACAAGTATCAGGGTCATTACTGATATTCAATTTtat
This genomic interval from Tachysurus vachellii isolate PV-2020 chromosome 17, HZAU_Pvac_v1, whole genome shotgun sequence contains the following:
- the LOC132860274 gene encoding odorant receptor 131-2-like: MSVSNDSIVEVLLIYQQFFQFVLTEGLVARVCVAILMSLFFIYLNALMVYTLWSKPVFKETPRYILFNHMLFNDSIQLFVTTLLYILSFAYLKLVMAACAFLVFISSTTFRNAPLNLALMSLERYVAINFPLRHAEIATQKKTYIAIGIIWCMSMIQFIIDLLYVLLSDPKFFSSQIFCSRERLFIKQWQVDAYQGVNMFYFVSVSVIILFTYIRILIAARSISTNKASALKAHKTVLLHIIQLGLCLTSFLYSSIERAAAMTSTSSSLFVDLRYLNYLFVLILPRCLSPLIYGLRDDAVRPLFIYYFCCARGKRRSTVNVH